CGCACAGGAAATCCGCCGCCTTTTTCTCGAATTCTTCCGCAAGCACGGCCACACGGTCGTGGCCTCGGGCCCGCTCATCCCGCCTGAAGACCCGAGCCTGCTCTTCACCAACGCGGGCATGGTGCAGTTCAAGGGCCTCTTCCTCGGGGAGGAAAAGGCCGCCTACACCCGCGCTGCCTCCTGCCAGAAGTGCCTGCGCGTCTCGGGCAAGCACAACGACCTCGAAAACGTGGGCCGCACCGCGCGCCACCACACCTTTTTCGAGATGCTGGGCAACTTCTCCTTCGGCGACTATTTCAAGCGCGAGGCCATCACCTGGGCCTGGGAATTCGTCACCACTGACCTCGGCCTCCCGGCCGAGCGCCTGTGGGTGACGGTCTTTAGGGAGGACGACGAGGCCGCGGCCATCTGGAAGGAGGTTGCCGGCCTCCCCGACGACCGCATCGTGCGCATGGGCGAGAAGGACAATTTCTGGACCATGGGCGACACCGGCCCCTGCGGCCCCTGCTCGGAGATCTATATCGACCAGGGCGAGGACATGGCCTGCGGGCCCGGCTGCGGCATCGGCAAGTGCGACTGTGACCGCTTCCTCGAGATCTGGAACCTTGTCTTCACCCAGTTTGACCAGGCGAAGGACGGCAGCCGCACCCTGCTCGCCGCGCCCAACATCGACACCGGCATGGGCCTCGAGCGCATCGCGGCCGTGTGCCAGGACAAGCGCTCCAACTTCGACTGCGACCTCTTCCAGGAGATCATCCAGTTTGCGGCAAAGCGCGCCGGCGTGACCTACAGCGCGAGCGCGCCGGACACCAACGATGTGGACACGGCCCTGCGCGTCATCGCGGACCATGCCCGCGCCGCTGCCTTCCTCATCGCCGAGGGGGTGCTCCCCTCCAACGAGAGCCGGGGCTATGTGCTCCGCCGCCTCATCCGCCGCGCCCTGCGCTTCGCCACGCTCATGGGCGTGGAGGAGCCCTTCCTGCACGCCGTGGCCCGCAAGGTCACGGAGGTCATGGGCGGGGCCTACCCCGAGCTCACCCGCCATGCGGACTTCATCGAGCGCGCGGTGCACGAGGAGGAACGCCGCTTCGCCCTGACCCTCGGCAACGGCCTGCGCCTGCTGGAAGACGAGCTGAGGCGCCTTGAGGCCAGGGGCGAGCGTACCATCCCCGGCGAAGTCTGCTTCCGCCTCTATGACACTTACGGCTTCCCGCTGGACATCGTCAACGACGTGGCGGAAAAGCGGGGCTTTGTCGTGGATGCCGAGGGCTTCGCGGCCCACATGCGCGAACAGCGGGAGCGCGCCCGCGCCAACCAGAAGGCCGAGGGCCTTTTCGGCCACGGCGGCGAAAACGAGATCGCGGCCTCGCTCAAGAGCCTTGGCGAGCAGTTGGTAACGACCTTTGTGGGCTATGCCTCGCTTGAGGCGCAAAGCCCCATCGCGGCCCTGCTGGATTCGGGCGGCGCGCCCGCCGAGAGCGTGGGCGAGGGCGGGTCGGGCTTTCTCGTGGCCGAGAAGACGCCGTTCTATGCGGAATCCGGCGGGCAGGCCGCGGATGCCGGCGTCATCACCACGCCTACCGGCGAGGCCCGGGTCATGGCCGTGCTCAAGGCCGGGCGCGCCATCGTGCAGTGCATCGAGGTCACGCGCGGCGAGATCCATGCCGACCAGGAGGCCGCCTTGCGCGTGGACGCGGACCAGCGCCTGGCCACCGCGCGCAACCACACCTGCACCCACCTCCTGCATGCGGCCCTCAGGCGCGTGCTCGGCGAGCATGTGAAGCAGGCGGGCTCCCTCGTGGACGGGCAGCGGCTGCGCTTTGACTTTTCGCACCTTTCGGCGCTCACGCCCGAGGAGCTCGCCGCGGTGGAACGCGATGTCAACCGCGTCATCATGGCAGACCTTCCGGTGACGGCGCGCGAAATGCCGCGCGACGAGGCCCTTGCCGCCGGGGCCATGGCGCTCTTCAGCGAGAAATACGGCGACGTGGTGCGCGTGCTCACCGTGGGCGCCGAGGGCGCGGCGCCCGAATCCGTGGAGCTGTGCGGCGGCACGCACCTCGCCCGCACGGGCGAGGCCGGGCTCTTCCTCATTGTCTCGGAGGGCGGCGTGGCCGCCGGCGTGCGCCGCATCGAGGCGGTCACCGGCTGGAACGCCTACGGCCTCGCCATTGGCCAGCGTGCCGAATTGGGAATGGTGGCGGCCGCGCTCAAGGCGAAGCCGGAACAGGCCGCGCAGCGCCTCGCCGCCGTGCAGGACGAGCTCAAGAAGCTCAGGCGCGCGGTGGAAAAGGGCGCCTCGGCCAGCGTGGACGGTGCCACGCTCGCGGCCGGCGCCGAGAAGGTGGGCGAGGTGGCGCTCGTGGCCCGGCGGCTGGACGGCGTGCCGGTAAAGGCGCTCCGCGACCTCATGGACGATGTGCGCAGCCGGCTCTCCGGGCCGGCCGTTGCCTGCCTCGCGGGGGTCACCGACGGCAAGGTGAGCCTGCTGCTCTATGTTTCCAAGGACTTGCACGGCCGCCTCACCGCCCCGGCGCTCATTAAAGAAGTGGCCGCGCCCTGCGGCGGCTCCGGCGGCGGCCGGCCCGACCTCGCGCAGGCCGGCGGCACGAAGCCCGAGGGGCTGGACCAGGCCTTCGCGGCCCTGCGCGCCCTGGTGGAGGGCAACAAGTGATCGGCATCTCCAAGCTCTACTGCGGTCAGGTGGAACCGTCGGACGCCCTGCGCTACGGGCGCCAGTCGGGCAAGCTGCCCTCGCACCTGCTCCAGTTCTCCAAGGACAAGAAGCCCGTGGTCGTCTGGAACATGACGAAGCGCTGCAACCTCAAGTGCGTCCACTGCTATGCCCAGGCCGTGGACCCGCAGCGGGGAAAGGACGACATCGGCACGGAACAGGCCAAGGCCATGATCGACGACCTCGCGGCCTACGGCGCGCCGGTGATGCTCTTTTCCGGCGGCGAGCCGCTGGTGCGCCAGGACC
This window of the Desulfovibrio sp. ZJ209 genome carries:
- the alaS gene encoding alanine--tRNA ligase, with the translated sequence MLTAQEIRRLFLEFFRKHGHTVVASGPLIPPEDPSLLFTNAGMVQFKGLFLGEEKAAYTRAASCQKCLRVSGKHNDLENVGRTARHHTFFEMLGNFSFGDYFKREAITWAWEFVTTDLGLPAERLWVTVFREDDEAAAIWKEVAGLPDDRIVRMGEKDNFWTMGDTGPCGPCSEIYIDQGEDMACGPGCGIGKCDCDRFLEIWNLVFTQFDQAKDGSRTLLAAPNIDTGMGLERIAAVCQDKRSNFDCDLFQEIIQFAAKRAGVTYSASAPDTNDVDTALRVIADHARAAAFLIAEGVLPSNESRGYVLRRLIRRALRFATLMGVEEPFLHAVARKVTEVMGGAYPELTRHADFIERAVHEEERRFALTLGNGLRLLEDELRRLEARGERTIPGEVCFRLYDTYGFPLDIVNDVAEKRGFVVDAEGFAAHMREQRERARANQKAEGLFGHGGENEIAASLKSLGEQLVTTFVGYASLEAQSPIAALLDSGGAPAESVGEGGSGFLVAEKTPFYAESGGQAADAGVITTPTGEARVMAVLKAGRAIVQCIEVTRGEIHADQEAALRVDADQRLATARNHTCTHLLHAALRRVLGEHVKQAGSLVDGQRLRFDFSHLSALTPEELAAVERDVNRVIMADLPVTAREMPRDEALAAGAMALFSEKYGDVVRVLTVGAEGAAPESVELCGGTHLARTGEAGLFLIVSEGGVAAGVRRIEAVTGWNAYGLAIGQRAELGMVAAALKAKPEQAAQRLAAVQDELKKLRRAVEKGASASVDGATLAAGAEKVGEVALVARRLDGVPVKALRDLMDDVRSRLSGPAVACLAGVTDGKVSLLLYVSKDLHGRLTAPALIKEVAAPCGGSGGGRPDLAQAGGTKPEGLDQAFAALRALVEGNK